GTCGAGCAGCAGCACGTCCACATCACCCGCCGCCTCGACCGCGCGCCCGCTCATCGCCAGCACGTTGCGCTGCACCAGCCGGTCCATACCAGCGATGCCGATGGACGAGAGCAGGCCACCGATGGTCGTCGGAATCAGGCAGACCAGCAGCGCGATGAGGACCGGCACGGAAAACACCGTGGCGGAATAAATGCCGAAGGGTTTCAGCGTCACGCAAACGAGCAGGAAAATAAAGGTCAGCGCCGCTAGCAAAATCGTCAGCGCAATTTCGTTCGGCGTCTTCTGGCGTTGCGCGCCTTCCACCAGCGAGATCATTCGGTCAAGAAAGCCGTGTCCCTTGTCCATCGTGATGCGAATGACGATGCGGTCGCTCAGGACGCGTGTGCCGCCGGTGACCGCGCTGCGGTCTCCGCCGCTTTCGCGGATGACGGGCGCGGATTCGCCGGTGATCGCCGCTTCGTCAACGCTGGCGATGCCTTCAATCACGTCGCCGTCGGCGGGGATGACGTCACTGGTTTCGCAAACCACGGTGTCTCCTTTCTGTAATTCCGCAGCGGGGACTTTTTCTTCACGCCCGTTGCGCAGGCGACGAGCGATGGTGTCTTTCCGCGCCTTTCGCAGCGCGTTGGCCTGCGCTTTGCCGCGGCCTTCGGCGACGCCCTCGGCGAAGTTGGCAAACAAAACCGTGAACCAGAGCCAGACCGCGAGTTGCGCAATGAAGGCACGATCGGTCGCAGCTGTGAAAATGCCGACCGTGGTCAACGCCGCGCCCACCATGGTCACGAACATGACCGGGTTCTTGATCATCA
This genomic stretch from Candidatus Angelobacter sp. harbors:
- a CDS encoding HAD-IC family P-type ATPase, translated to MTQKSPSLFDWNIVGPAIGDSFIKLNPRLMIKNPVMFVTMVGAALTTVGIFTAATDRAFIAQLAVWLWFTVLFANFAEGVAEGRGKAQANALRKARKDTIARRLRNGREEKVPAAELQKGDTVVCETSDVIPADGDVIEGIASVDEAAITGESAPVIRESGGDRSAVTGGTRVLSDRIVIRITMDKGHGFLDRMISLVEGAQRQKTPNEIALTILLAALTFIFLLVCVTLKPFGIYSATVFSVPVLIALLVCLIPTTIGGLLSSIGIAGMDRLVQRNVLAMSGRAVEAAGDVDVLLLD